In the Blautia coccoides genome, GTTTTCCTCACAATGCCTGGCGCAGATTATCGCGGCAGGTGCTGACAGATGCACAGGATTCTCTCTTTGCCCTGGGGGATCCGTGCGGGGAACTGTCTCTAAGAGAGGCTGTGTCAGAGTATCTCTACCGGGCAAGGGGTGTTCACTGCGAACCGGAACAGATCCTGGTGGGCGCGGGAAATGATTATCTGCTGATGCTTCTCTGTACCATCCTGGGCAGAAACAGAAGGATTGCCATGGAGAACCCTACATACAGGAGTGCCTGGCATGATTTCGGACATATGGGGTTTGAGAGATGTATCGTAAAGCGGGACGAACAGGGAATAGATGTGAAAGACCTGGAAAAGACCGGAGCGGATATGGTATATGTCATGCCCTCCCATCAGTTTCCTATGGGAACCGTTATGCCTTTGAAACGCCGCCTCTCCCTTCTGAAATGGGCAGGACGGGGAGAACGCTATATCATAGAGGATGACTATGACAGTGAATTCCGCTACAAAGGAAAACCGATACCTGCCTTACAGGGATTTGACAAGGAAGAGCGGGTCATCTACCTGGGAACCTTCTCAAAATCCATAGCGCCCTCCATACGAATCAGTTATATGGTGCTTCCCAAAAAACTGATGCAGAGGTATTTAAGCGGAGAAGATCCCTTTTCCGTCACTGTTTCCAGAGCTGACCAGAAAATCCTGGAGCTTTTTTTGAGGAACGGCCACTATGAGCGGCATTTAAACAGAATGCGCAGTCTCTATAAAGGAAAACATGACCTGCTTCTGCGCTGGCTGAAAGACAGCATGGGGAACGTGTGTGCCTATTCCGGGGAAAACGCAGGGGTGCATCTTCTGGTGCACCTAAAAAACGGGCTGTCTGAACAGGAAGCTGTGGCAAGAGCCGCCGGTGCCGGTGTCAGAGTCTATGGACTCTCTGAATTTCTGGTCAGCGGTCAGACGCCTCCCATACCGGCAACGGTACTTCTGGGGTATGCAACCATGCCGGAGGAAGATCTGCGGGAAGGTATGAGAAGGCTTGCGGATGTCTGGAGAGATGGCTGTTCACAGGTGTAAATGCGGACCGTTACCATTCACAGCTCTGCAAAAAGCGCAGTTCTGTGAACAGCAGCACGCTACGCGGTGCAGATATTAATCTTGACAATTTTTTTACAATGAAGTACACTTGAGAAGACAACAGGGGAGCTGGAGAGAAGTCCGGCTGAGAGTAAAACCGTAATCGTTTTTCACCCTTAACCTGATCCGGGTAATGCCGGCGTAGGGAGCATAAGAGAGGCACCGCATTTGGGTGCGCATTTATTCTGATATTCAGCTCCTGTTCGGGTATAACCTGCCGGGGGCTTTTTGTTTTGCAGAAATCTTCCGGGCAGAAAGCGCTCTGCGCGTAAAATAACAGCAGTAAACCATTATGATTTCTAAGGAGGAAAAGAAAATGAATGCAAGTGTAGCAATCCAGACATTGCCGGAGGCAAAAAATGATGAGGAACTGATCCGTATTGTGGATGAGGTGATCGATTATATTAAAGGTACGGGTCTGAACTATTATGTAGGGCCTTTTGAGACAGCCATTGAGGGTGACTATGACGAGCTTATGGATATCGTAAAAGAGTGTCAGCATATTGCCATTCGTGCAGGTGCGCCTTCTGTTGCGGCCTATATCAAGGTATCTTATAAGCCAGAAGGAGATGTACTGACCATTGAGAAAAAAGTTACAAAGCACCACCAGTAAGCTGTGGGCGGCCGCGGCCCTGGCTGTTATCCTGATCATCTGGCAGTTTGTCTCCATGGCAGGTCTGGTTCCGGGTTATATGCTGCCCTCGCCTATACAGGTGGTGAAGGCTTTTATCAGTGAATTTCCCCTGCTTATGGAGAATTCCAGAGTGACCCTTTTAGAGGCAGCCGCAGGTCTTTTCTGCGGTGTGGCCTTCGGGTTTGTCATGGCGGTCCTCATGGACAGGTATGACAAGCTTTACAAGGCCTTCTACCCGTTGATCGTCATTACACAGACAGTGCCCACAGTGGCCATAGCGCCTCTTCTGGTGCTGTGGTTCGGATACGAGATGATGCCCAAGGTCATTCTGATCGTGATCGTGACTTTTTTCCCTATCACCATAGGACTTCTGGAAGGCTTTCGCTCCGCGGATAAGGATATGATGAATCTCTTGAGAAGCATGGGCGCAGGCAGGCTCCAGATATTCCGCTATATTAAGATGCCGGGGGCCATGAGCCGCTTTTTTGCAAGTCTGCGTATTTCCGCCTCATATTCCGTGGTGGGCGCAGTTATCTCTGAGTGGCTGGGCGGTTTTTCCGGGCTTGGTGTGTATATGACACGGGTAAAAAAGGCGTTTGCTTTTGATAAAATGTTTGCGGTTATTTTTCTCATATCCATTATCAGCCTTATACTCATGAAGCTGGTGGATATCCTGCAGAAAAAATCCATGCCCTGGGAGCGGGCGAAATAAGACAGAACAGAGAGGACAATATTAGGATGAAAAAGAAGATTCTGGCAGCGTTTCTGGCAGCCTGCGTACTCACATCCATGACTGCCTGCGGCAGCGGTGAGGACAGCGGGAATAAGGATTCTGCGGCTGAAAATACAACAGATAAAGACAGCAGTTCCAAAGACCTTGAGAAGGTCACTTTTGTATTGGACTGGACACCGAATACTAATCATACAGGCCTTTATGTAGCAAAAGAAAAGGGCTATTTTGAAAAAGAAGGCCTCGATGTGGAGATCGTACAGCCCCCTGAGGACGGCGCGGACGCTTTGGTGGCATCAGGGAAAGCCCAGTTTGGCGTCTCCTTCCAGGACAGTATGGCACCTGGAGTGGCGGGGGATCATGCGCTGCCCAATACAGCGGTAGCGGCTTTGATCCAGCACAATACTTCCGGTATCATTTCCAGAAAGGGAGAGGGAATGGATCGTCCGAAGGGCCTGGAAGGAAAGAAATATGCCACTTGGGATGCACCTATTGAAAAAGCTATGATGCAGAATGTGGTGGAAAAAGACGGCGGGGATTTTTCTAAGGTAGAGCTGATCCCGAGCACGGTCACAGATGAGGTCTCCGCACTGAAATCAAACTCCGTGGATGCTATCTGGATCTTCTACGCATGGGCGGGGATCGCCACAGAGGTGGCAGGCCTTGATACCGATTACTTTGCTTTTAAAGATATCAATCCTGTATTTGATTACTATACACCGGTTGTGATCGCCAATAATGATTTCCTGGAGACAGAGCCGGATACAGCAAAAGCATTCCTGCGCGCTTTAAAAGAAGGGTATGAAGATGCAGTTGAGGACCCGGAGGGGGCAGCGGACATTCTTTTAAAGGCCTCCCCGGAGCTGGATGAAAAGCTGGTAAAGGCCAGTCAGGAATACTTAAAAGACCAGTATAAAGCAGAAGTGGAGCAGTGGGGATATATAGATCCGGCCAGATGGAATGCTTTTTACGCCTGGCTGAATGAAAATGGATTGTCAGAGGCAGATCTGCCGGAAAATGCAGGATTCTCCAACGACTATCTGCCGGAATAAATGAGCTTCCCGGAGGTTAAGACATGGCAGAATTAAAGGTTTCAAATGTGAGCAAATCCTTTGACGGAGTGAAGATCCTGGAGGATATCACCATTGAACTTCATGACCAGGAACTGGTAAGCCTTTTAGGAGTCAGCGGCGGAGGCAAAACAACGCTTTTTAATGTGATCTCCGGTCTGGAGAAGCCGGAAACGGGGAATGTGTATCTGGACGGCCAGGAGATCACAGGCGTTCCCGGCAATGTAAGTTATATGCTTCAGAAGGATATGCTGCTTCCGTATCGTACGATAGAAGACAATGTAGCCCTTCCCCTTCTCATAAAAGGCGAGAAGAAAAAGGCGGCCAGGGAAAAGGTGCAGCCTTATTTTCAGGAATTCGGCCTGGAGGGAACACAGAAAAAATATCCAGGCCAGCTCTCAGGCGGGATGCGCCAGAGAGCAGCCCTTTTGAGAACGTACCTGTTTTCTCAGAAACTGGCACTTCTGGACGAACCGTTTTCGGCTCTTGATACATTGACAAAGAGTGCTATGCATAAGTGGTACCTGCAGGTGATGGAGCAGATCCATCTCTCCACGATCTTCATCACCCATGACATTGATGAGGCTGTCTTATTATCAGACAGGATTTACCTGCTCACTGGCAGGCCGGGACGGATCACAGAGGAAATACACATCCGGGAACCACGTCCCAGACGCAGTGATTTCAATCTGACAGATGAGTTTTTAAGCTATAAACGGCAGATACTGGAGAAGCTGGATATGGGTCAGGAATAAAATAAGACATGAAAAAACCCGGGTTACGGCTTGTACAGCCGTCCCGGGTTTACTCGTTATTCTGTTTTGTCTGAATCCTCAGAGGTGCTGTCTTCCATGGCTTTTTTAGCATTTTCCATTCTTGTTTTCAATTCCTCAGACACCTGTTCCACGCTTTTTTCCACTGCTTCCTTCAAGTCTTCTGCAGTCTCCGCAGCACCCTCTTTGGCAGTCTTTGCAGCGTCTTTTAAATCCTCTTTTACTTCCTGGGCGGTCTCTTTGACATCCTCTTTTATATCATCGGGATCCAGATCATCCAGATCCATGTCGTCATCCTCAAAGATGTCCTCATCGTCCAGATCATCCAGAATGTCGTCTGTGTGTTCCTTTACTTTATTGACAGTCTCTTCAACCGTTTTTTCTACTTTTTCTTTCAGCTTGCTTGCCACATTCCTGGCAGAAGCGGCGGTTTCTTTTACATTGTCGTGAAAGTCGGCAAAATCTTCTTCCAAATCAGGATCTTCTTCTTTTTGTTTCTTCAAATAATAATAAGCCGCACCGGCAGCCGCGCCGATCACACTGAACCCCAATAATTTTTTTCCAAAACTACCCATATTAATCCCTTTCCTTTCAAATGACTATTTTTAGTATTACCATTATAATACTTTTTAACAGAATATTGGAAGACCTAATTCATAAATTTTACATGAATTTTGTTATAAAGTATTAAATTACATGAATTTTTCAATGATTTCAGCCACACCACCCTGGTTGTTGTCCCTTTCGGTGATGTGATCTGCATGTCTTTTTGCCTCTTGGGTGCCGTTTTTCATACACACGGCAAGACCTGCGGCGTCCAGCATGGTCAGGTCATTTTCCGCGTCTCCGGCGCCTATGGTCTGTTCTATGGGTACGTCCAGATACCGGCAGAGCCAGCGGATGGCAGCTCCTTTGGACACGCCCTCCATAACGTGTTCCAGATAATACTCGCTGGAGAAAAAGATGGAAACCTTTCCCTTGGCCCACGGGAGCATAAAATCCCGGTATGCTTCATGTTTTTTCCTGTCGTCCAGACAGGAGGTCAGGACTTTGACAGGCTCCTCTTTGAGATGATCCAGAAGCTTCGGGTCCACCTTGACCTCCATCTGGGATGACCAGTGGTATTGAGCGGCTTCCGGCCGGTCTTCCGGGGTGACAACATGATCTCCTTCATAGGTCTGGCAGTAAAGGCCAAAGCCGGCAGCCTGTTCAAAGATATGTTTTACATAGGACAGAGGCATGGTGTGCTTATAGAGGATTTCCCCGCTGCAGCAGTCATAGATCATGCCACCGTTGTAGAGGATGGCATAGCACCCCTCCTGGTTCAGACCAAGCCTGTCCACAAATTTTTTCGCGGAGGAATAGGAGCGGCCTGTGCAGATCACAACAGCATTTCCCTTTTGAAGTGTCTTTTGTATGGCAGTGGAATTTACTTCGGGAATCTGTTTTTCATCGTTGAGCAGTGTACCGTCCAGGTCAGTAAAAAGTATTTTCATGGAAAGCTCCTTTTATTCTGTGTTGGCATGTTAAGTGGTTTTCTATCTGTCTATTATATCCCATATCTTCCGGTTTTCCAAGAAAAATCAGTTCCACAGCATATGGGAATGATATGATCACAGCAGGCCTTGGGGCTTTCTCAAATTTCCCGTTGTAGTGTTACAATATGTTCTGGTAAAATAATAACAGATATTGAAAAGTACAGAAGAAAAATTTGGCAAAAAAATATATTGCATGGAAGAGTGAGAGAGGCTATACTTAAAAAAGCATAAATAGAAAGCTGGGAACATTTATGAAAAGAATTATATTAGCCAGTGCTTCTCCAAGGCGCAGGGAACTGCTGGATCAGATAGGGGTAGTTTTTGAAGTATGTCCAAGCAGTGCAAAGGAAGTTATGACATCCAGTCTTCCGCAGGAGGTAGTTCAGGACTTGTCCCGCTGTAAAGGTCAGGAAGTGTTTGAGAAGACATCAGGGGATGTACTGGTGATCGGTGCTGACACGGTGGTGGCATTTCAGGATTCTATTCTCGGAAAACCGGCGGATGAATCCATGGCCCGGGACATGCTGAGACGGCTCCAGGGCAGGAGACATCAGGTATACACAGGCGTCACCCTTTTCATACGGCAGGACGGCGCCAAGATACAGAAGAGCTTCTATGAGAAGACAGAGGTGGTTTTTTATCCCATGTCGGAGGAGGAGATCGACGCCTATGTGAAGACAAAAGAGCCTATGGATAAGGCGGGTGCCTATGGGATACAGGGCAGATCCGCAGTGTTTGTGGAGAAGATAGACGGTGATTACAACAATGTGGTAGGTCTTCCCCTGGCAAGGCTCTACCAGGAATTAAAACAGTTAGGAAT is a window encoding:
- a CDS encoding Maf family protein, with translation MKRIILASASPRRRELLDQIGVVFEVCPSSAKEVMTSSLPQEVVQDLSRCKGQEVFEKTSGDVLVIGADTVVAFQDSILGKPADESMARDMLRRLQGRRHQVYTGVTLFIRQDGAKIQKSFYEKTEVVFYPMSEEEIDAYVKTKEPMDKAGAYGIQGRSAVFVEKIDGDYNNVVGLPLARLYQELKQLGIDIKEWHS
- a CDS encoding ABC transporter ATP-binding protein; the encoded protein is MAELKVSNVSKSFDGVKILEDITIELHDQELVSLLGVSGGGKTTLFNVISGLEKPETGNVYLDGQEITGVPGNVSYMLQKDMLLPYRTIEDNVALPLLIKGEKKKAAREKVQPYFQEFGLEGTQKKYPGQLSGGMRQRAALLRTYLFSQKLALLDEPFSALDTLTKSAMHKWYLQVMEQIHLSTIFITHDIDEAVLLSDRIYLLTGRPGRITEEIHIREPRPRRSDFNLTDEFLSYKRQILEKLDMGQE
- a CDS encoding thiamine-binding protein, with the translated sequence MNASVAIQTLPEAKNDEELIRIVDEVIDYIKGTGLNYYVGPFETAIEGDYDELMDIVKECQHIAIRAGAPSVAAYIKVSYKPEGDVLTIEKKVTKHHQ
- a CDS encoding ABC transporter substrate-binding protein codes for the protein MKKKILAAFLAACVLTSMTACGSGEDSGNKDSAAENTTDKDSSSKDLEKVTFVLDWTPNTNHTGLYVAKEKGYFEKEGLDVEIVQPPEDGADALVASGKAQFGVSFQDSMAPGVAGDHALPNTAVAALIQHNTSGIISRKGEGMDRPKGLEGKKYATWDAPIEKAMMQNVVEKDGGDFSKVELIPSTVTDEVSALKSNSVDAIWIFYAWAGIATEVAGLDTDYFAFKDINPVFDYYTPVVIANNDFLETEPDTAKAFLRALKEGYEDAVEDPEGAADILLKASPELDEKLVKASQEYLKDQYKAEVEQWGYIDPARWNAFYAWLNENGLSEADLPENAGFSNDYLPE
- a CDS encoding Cof-type HAD-IIB family hydrolase — encoded protein: MKILFTDLDGTLLNDEKQIPEVNSTAIQKTLQKGNAVVICTGRSYSSAKKFVDRLGLNQEGCYAILYNGGMIYDCCSGEILYKHTMPLSYVKHIFEQAAGFGLYCQTYEGDHVVTPEDRPEAAQYHWSSQMEVKVDPKLLDHLKEEPVKVLTSCLDDRKKHEAYRDFMLPWAKGKVSIFFSSEYYLEHVMEGVSKGAAIRWLCRYLDVPIEQTIGAGDAENDLTMLDAAGLAVCMKNGTQEAKRHADHITERDNNQGGVAEIIEKFM
- a CDS encoding ABC transporter permease, coding for MRKKLQSTTSKLWAAAALAVILIIWQFVSMAGLVPGYMLPSPIQVVKAFISEFPLLMENSRVTLLEAAAGLFCGVAFGFVMAVLMDRYDKLYKAFYPLIVITQTVPTVAIAPLLVLWFGYEMMPKVILIVIVTFFPITIGLLEGFRSADKDMMNLLRSMGAGRLQIFRYIKMPGAMSRFFASLRISASYSVVGAVISEWLGGFSGLGVYMTRVKKAFAFDKMFAVIFLISIISLILMKLVDILQKKSMPWERAK
- a CDS encoding PLP-dependent aminotransferase family protein, translating into MNDLIISLDTKAEVPLYEQICEYFKQEIQEGRLAAGMRLPSSRALAGNLAVSRSTVDLAYDQLVSEGYIESVPCKGYYVCHIEGLYYGTGKRQEVQETENHTLPEEGSEDSLHRALIQAGGASYDFALNGIAPGSFPHNAWRRLSRQVLTDAQDSLFALGDPCGELSLREAVSEYLYRARGVHCEPEQILVGAGNDYLLMLLCTILGRNRRIAMENPTYRSAWHDFGHMGFERCIVKRDEQGIDVKDLEKTGADMVYVMPSHQFPMGTVMPLKRRLSLLKWAGRGERYIIEDDYDSEFRYKGKPIPALQGFDKEERVIYLGTFSKSIAPSIRISYMVLPKKLMQRYLSGEDPFSVTVSRADQKILELFLRNGHYERHLNRMRSLYKGKHDLLLRWLKDSMGNVCAYSGENAGVHLLVHLKNGLSEQEAVARAAGAGVRVYGLSEFLVSGQTPPIPATVLLGYATMPEEDLREGMRRLADVWRDGCSQV